Part of the Methanobacterium paludis genome is shown below.
CTACTCCAGATAATATATCCTCAGGTCTCACCGCACATCCTGGTACCTTTGCATCAACGGGTATTATATTATCAACAGGACCCATGATCTCTTCTGAGGGTATATCTCCGTGGATATTTTTGTATACTCCACCCATAAGTGCACATGCACCTGCAGCCACAACAGCTTTAGGTTCGGGAATGGCTTTGTATATTTCCCTTAGAGGTTGCTCATTAAGTTTTGTTACCGGGCCTGTAACCACCAGCACGTCAGCTTCCCTTGGATTCCAAGTTAAGAAGACTTTATACTGCTCTGCATCGTATTTTGGTGAAAGTATGCAGTTCACGATCTCTATATCGCAGCCGTTACATCCTCCTGTGTACACAAGCATTACATGCACGGCTCTTGCCCTAGAATATGATTTTAAGCTCATATCATCCCTCTTTAAGGTTATTTGTGATTTTTAATGGTTTAGTTTTTAATTTTATTTATTGAGTTAAATTTTTGTGGTGACTCAATTAGTTTAATCAATAAATTTGATCTTTAATCAGATAATCTCTTTAATCCTTCCTCTTCTTTATTATAGTTGAATCCGAAAGGAACTGGGCTATAAATGCAATTTTATCGTCTGATATTTTAACCGGCTTTTCAAGGAGCTTTGATATATCTGATTCCACCACACCAACATCATTTGGGTGTATGGTTCCTGCCTCTCCAAATAGGGCGTATAATGGGCAGAAATCGTGGCAGTTGTAACAGTGAACACATTTTAATTCGTCAATTTCAGGTATCTGCCTTTTTACGAGACCTTCCATTAGTTCAACTGGTTCTTCAATGGGTATCATAGAAATTGCATCGGTTGGGCATGCATTGCAGCATCCCCCACATCCTATGCACGGTACCTCGGCCACTTTATCCGTTGGAACTATTTTACCTTCAAGGATTTTATTTCGTAACTCCATATCCGTAACACGGTCCGATGCAAAAAGAATCCTTTTTATATTGCTGTATGCTCCCTCCAGGAATATTATGATTAAATTTTTCATTGTGATACCTCAAACTCCCTTTCAAATAGTATAGCCCTTGCAGGACATGCATTGGAACATGCACCGCAGTAGGTGCATTTAGAATCATCTACGACTATTTTACCATCTTCTGTCTCTTTTATGGCATTTTCTGGGCATATTTTAGTACAGAGCTTGCAGTTCATGCACAGCTTGTCCTCAACCAGTGTGAAACCGTCTTTTATGGACTTTTTGTACATTGTGGTTTTTGGAATAGCATCTGCCGGGCAATGAATGGCACATTTCTCACAGAGTATACATTTTTCCGTATCAACCTCAATTGAACCTTTTTTAAGAGTTATGGCATCTTTTGGACACACTTCCGCACACACACCACAGGATATGCAGTCTTCTGATACTTCACCAGTCCATGCGACGTTCTGGAAGCTTCTGGCCTCATTGACATCACAAGCTTTAACACATCTGCCACATGATACACAGAAACCTTTTATTTTACGTTCTGGCTCATCTGCAAGTCTGATTGTTCCTACAGGACATACATCAAGGCAGTCCATTGTGCTGCATTCCTCGCAGAGGGTTGGGTCGTAGCGCAGTTTTCCATCAACCATTTTTAAAGCACCATGAGTGCATGCCTCAGCACATAAGCCACAGTTCAGACAGGAAACAATTTTACCTTCTATCTCTTCATCTGGTTCCGGCTTCCTGATTTTAACTTCAAAGTCATCGATGTAGATCGCCTTGTTAGGGCATTCTTTTACACATTTAAGGCATAATGTGCATTTTTCAGGGTCTATGGTCGTGTCTGTTATCGCACCTGCAGGACAGACATCCTCACACACACCACACTGTGTACATTTACCTTCAAGGTTAACATCAACCATTATGGCATCTGTTGGGCAGTAGTACTGGCACCTTCCACAGAGAGTACATTTTTCAGGGTCTGTGACCACGTTTGTCCTTTGAGCTTTCTCTTCTTCCTTGTGGACCTTAACTGTTGGTTGAACTGTTAAGTTTAGGGATTCAAGGAACTTGAGCTGTCTGTCCTCTATGACATCATAAGCATCGATCCTTGCTTTAATTGGACAGGCGTCCACGCATATTCCGCATCTTGCACATATTCCCTTTACAACTCCGTCCTCTATGTGTATACTGTTTACGGGACAGGTCATTTCGCAGACTCCACATGCATTGCACCTTGCCCTGTCAACCACGTATCCACCATATCTGTTCTTGAATATGGCTCTGTTCGGACAGGCTTCTGCGCATGCTCCACATGTGATGCAGCTGAATGCTTTGCCTTCTATGAGTCTTATTGCGCCTGTTGGACATTCTTTAATGCATTCTCCAAGGCCTTCACATTTTTTAGTTGATAAGAACATGATCCTTCTACTCCATTTCATTTAGATGATGGTATGAGACTTCAAATTAGATTTAAAATCCTATTTTTTTTAATTTCCTTGAGATCTTATCCCAATTTCGTTCTCGAATTATTATTTTTAAGTTTATTTCCTTCCTATTATTATTTGTTCAAAAATTTTTTAGAAAAATTTATAAATTATAATTTTTTTTAATCTTTCCCAATTTCAATTTATTACAACTTTTTTTGCCCCTATTACCTTCCAAAGGTTAATTTTCCTACTATTATCCCTGCAAGTGCTGCAAGGAGACCGTTCGCCAATTTGGAGTCAGTGTAATATGGGAAAGGACCTAGTTGGTATGCCATAAGTAATGCTACTATGATCAACACCACGAATACTGACGCTCCAAATTTGAGCTTGCTGTCTGGGTTTTGCTTAATCCTTGTACCTAATATGAATCCAATTATGAATCCAAGAACTAATGGGCCTATGTAAACCATTTTTAACTCTCCTTAGATCTCCTTAGTGTCTATGTAATCTTCGCTGGTTCCTTTGGCTCCGAGAAATGCTATTACTACCGCTGATAAACCCACCATCACCTTAAGGCCAACAACGAAGTTGAGGTATGGTATTATACCCGCATGAAGTGCGTCAGGGTAATTGAAAAGTGTACTTATTGCTGGTGGCACTATGTGGTAGATGTCAGTTCCTAGGTTGTAGAGGAAGAAACCCGATGCAAAAAGTCCAGCAAGTCCGAGAAACACATATCCCAATGCCCCTGCACTTTCAAGACCTGCCATGAAGTTGTGTGAAAGTTTGAATGGGCTTTCATCTAATCCGTATACAACAAGACAGAAAATTAATCCTGCGGCTATCATTGCCCCACCCTGAAAACCTCCACCGGGTGTTATGTGTCCTCCAAGGATTGTCAGTGCTCCGTAACACATCATTATGATTGAAGCTGGAAATACGAATATTTTAAGTATTGTACTCATTTATTTCCCCCCAAGTTCTACTTTTCCCCTTCCAAATACCAGAAGAGTTACCACAACGGCTGTAACAAGTATAAGAGCTTCCCCAAGAGTGTCATAACCCCTCCAGTCAAACACGATGTTGGTAACCATGTTTGGAGCTATCTGCGGCCCTATCCAGTTGTAGATATAGCTTATACCAGGATAGATCATGTTGCTAAAGTCGTATGTTGACTCTAATAACGCAACAGCAAACGCAACCATTGAAAGTCCTGCGATCAAGTTTCTGAGCCCTTCAGACATTTAAATTCCCCCAGTAAAACAGTACTGTTACAATTCCAAGTGCCAGTATCACATAGAAAGTCATGCTAGCAAGTGAGTCGTTTTGCTCCCTTTTCAGCTTTGGCATGATTGGCATCACAATTATGGCCATGAATATCAGCGCCAGAACCACAAATATCATCAGAACCCTGCTTACAAACCTTAACATGACCGCTGCGATTAGAAGGGTTGAGATAAGGGTTATCTCAGCTGTAAGTATCGATGAAGTGAATATGTTACTTATGGGTTCTTCTTTTTGAGCTTCTCCCTGAATTTCTTTTATTCTTCTTCTTATCAAGTCATATATGTTCATAAAATCACCCTTATCATTTAGACAATACTAGCTGCCAGAGGCTGCAGATAACCTGTTGCTAATTGTGGGAAAAGACCGAATGTTATACAGATCACCAGAAACGCAACCATTGCTATTATAGTTATTTTTGGTATTCTTTCTTCCATTATCTCAAGATTTTTTGGTTTAGCCCTGAGATAAATTGCATAAAATGCTTTCATAAATGTCATGAATGTCACGATACTCAACAGTATCATTATAACACCGAGTTCAGGCAAACCAGCCTGTACCGCTGCTTGACATAGCATAAGTTTACTCTGGAAAGCATTTAATGGAGGAACGCCTGCCATTGCAAATCCTGCAAGCAGCACAAGAAATGCTGATTTTGGTGATTCTACCATCATACCACCAAGTTTGCGAATGTCGCTCTGCCTGGTTTTGTAAAGGATGGTTCCAAATCCTATGAAAAGGAATGCTGTGATAACAACTTCATTCACGGCCTGGAAGAGTCCCGCTGTAATTCCTGCGGCTGTTCCAAGGCCCAAACCTATTCCTATGTATCCAAGCTCGCCCACTGCAAGGTATCCGATGATCCTCTTGAAATCTGTCTGTGTCAATGCCATTGTAATTCCCAGAACCATTGCAAGCAGTGATATACCTATTATAAAGACCTTTGTAAAGGGTAGGTACCCAAATATCCTGATTATTATGACACCCAGTGCAACGAACATGAACACTGAGAATGCCTGAAGCATTGCAGCACCGTTTGGCAGTGCTTTGCTGTAAACAGCTGATTTTATCGAATGGAACGGTGGAAGTCCTGCACCATAAAGCCATCCGAAGACTATAAGTGCACACGCCATGAGAAGAACAGGACTCTGTGGGTTGACAATTCCTGTTTTTATGGCGTAAACTATGTCAGTTATGTTAACGTTACCTGTAACCCCAAGTAAGAGAGCTATTCCAACTAGCAGGAGTGGTGAAGCTATACCTCCCAGTATCATGTACTTGAGGGCTGTTTCGTAGTTGCCCTTGACCCTTGAAACCAACACTATACCAACTTGAGTGAGTGCAGCTATCTCAAAGAAGACGTAAAGGTTGAATATGTCGTCTGTAAGTATTAAAGCCGTTATTGAAGCTGCCAGCATGAATAATAGATATGCATAAACTCCTGAAGGCCTTTTAACCTCGTAGAGGGATGTGAATATTGCAAATAATGCAACTATTCCCATTATGAACACCATGAGTTTCTGTGCACTTCCGAATACGTAGGTTATAGCTGGGTGGAAAAGGTTCAGGGCTGATCCGGTTATGAATGCAGGCAAACCCGCAGCTATGGTATTGTTTTGTGCAAGTGGAGCATATCCTCCGAAGTATTGAATACCGTAACCCGTTACAATGGGGATTACTGGTAATGCTAGTGCTACAACTATTGCAATTACCTTTACAGTGCGGTCCCTTTCATGAAGCAGGTTCAAAAAGAGTGCACATGTGATTGGAATTATGACCATTAATGGAATAAGAAGGTTCATAAAATCCCCCCTTTGAAGATTTTGGGGATGATCACATCCATAATTAAATTCAAATCATTTAAACATTGCATGATCTGTGTTTGCGTGATGTTTCCTGTGTTAACTGAAGACATTTCATTACTCTCCATCTCAATTATCTCCAAGAAGTTTTGAAGCGCTGATTGATCCGTGTCTTTTGTAAAGCACTATTATGATACCGAGCATTACAGCCATTGTACTTGCACCTATAACGATACTGGTAAGCACAAGGGCGAAAGGTAAAGGATAAGATGCATTTTGGGCGAAGTAGTTTACCGACATGCCTGGAAGGAATATGTAAACAATTCCACCGACTTTGTAACCCATTGCAATTAAGAAAAGGTTGGCACCATCACCTATGAATGCGAGCCCTATGACCTTTTTTATGAGATTGTCAAGGAATACAGCTCCAAATATGCCTATAATTATCAAAGCACTTGCTGTTAAAAGTGATGCGACTTGTGTGTCCATGATCATTTATTTCCCTCCTGACTCCCCAGATTCTTTTGATTCCACAACTCTGCGCGTTTTTTTAACAGCGAGGGCAATAAAAACAGGCACTATGGCCGAACCCACAATTGCCTGGGTAAGGGCGACATCAGGAGCCATTAGATACTGATAAAGGAATGCAAGAGAAGCTCCGGGAATCCCTGTCAGTATGGCTGCCTTCAACAGGTCTTTCTGCATCAAGGCTATGATTGCTCCACCAATTGTTGTTATCATGAGTATGTATTCTATCATTTTTCTTCCTCTCCATAGTAGTGGCCGTTGGCTATTGCATGCGATGCGAAAGGTGCAAGGATGAAATAGGCTACAGCAAGCAGAGGCTCGTTGAGCACCAGTAATGCAATGATACATGCCACATCAGCTATCCCCAGAATGTGTATTCTGGCGTATAACACGTTAGGTATGTCATCCTTGAATCTTATGATTCCATAAGCGGTAAGCAGTATGAATGCTGCTGCTATAAGGAGTAAAATTGATTTTATTATGATCAATATGTCTTCCATCTCAGTCTCCCCTCAACACTTTTGCAAATGCTATGGTTCCAACTGGGCCTAAAAAAACCAGTGCAGTGGCAATATCCCTGCAAAACTGCAGTCCATAGATATTGTTTACCAGGATTAAGAGGGTTGCTACAGATATGCTAAGACCCCCTACTCCCACAAGACCCATTGCTATGGTTTTTCTGGTTGTGATTCTTATGGTTGCAACTGCAAAAATTGCAAGAGCCGCCATTAAAATGTATTCCGATAACAGTAAAATATTCATTCTAACATCCCTTTTATATATGGTTCAAACGGAATTATGGCCTCTTTCTCACGTGGCGTTATAATTGCCACTTTTAATATCTTGTTTTCAGAGTCTAAGTCAACTGAAAGCGTTCCAGGAGTTAACGTGATACTGTTTGCAAGTATAACCTGGGAAATAGGGCGCTCAAGTTCTGTATCGATCTCTATTACAACAGGGTCTATTTTCCCATCTACGACTCTGAAAGCTACATCGAAAGAAGATTTCAGGATCTCAATGACGAGTACGACAAAATAAACGATTCCATAGAATATCCGGACTATAAACATGATAAACTAACTCCCTTATCTGTGATCCTAATAATGAATAATTAACATGATTATTTATGATAATATAAATCTTTCTATTATATAATTTTGTGCTGATTAAACCTAGCAAAATTCCCCAAAATCCACCCATATAAATAATATAAAGTGGATTAAAAGGTCATAACAGAGAGAAAAAATCACAACGGAATAATGGACTTACAATTAATTACAAAACAATAACAGACATCAAAAAAATAACAGCACAAATACCGATAAAAAAAAACCTACCTTAAAAACCTACCTTATCTTCCTACCATTATCGTCATTGTATTGTTTGATAGGATAGGTTAGATTTACCACTCTACAAAAAAATCAATTTAAACTATGAATTATTCTTTGCTTATTCTATTTCGTAATCAGCACCGAATCTGAATTGGTAATAAATTGGATATTAAAGTTATTTAAGTTTAAATATACGAATAAAAATTCCACGTCATGAACATGCAGCCAGCTTTACCATTAAAATCTTTGAAAAGACTCTCAACGGTAGTTTTATCACTTCCAAATGGTTTTGTGATGTAAATCGTTTTATTACCATGCTGCTGCACATCCGTAACATTGTAACTTGTCATGTTAACAGGCTCAGATTGATTTATAACGGTAAGCTGATGGTAAGCTGTGTTGGTGCCTCCCAACTCAATTGCAACCCATGTAAGAAGGATAATACCAACAATAACAGCGGGTTTTATTAAATTCTTTAAATAAAATGGATTTTTTGCAAAGTAAACGCATAGTAAGATTCCTATTCCGATTAATAATGGTTGTGAAAACATACCCCCATCTATCATCCCTATGATAGCTACAGTGATTGCAAATGATGTAATAAGCTTGTAGGTATCTTTCATGCCTTTCATAGCAAGTAAACCTGCAATGTATACTAATGGTAACGCTATCACTATAATGAAAGCAAAGGGTGAAGTATACTGAATAAGAGATATTCCTGTATTAATGTTGTGTGGAGCTATTTTACCGAATAAACTTACCATATAACCTATCACAGACTTGAAAACATGGCTATGCATTATACTTGTAGTGCTTGGTCTAGGATTCATTGAAATAAATATTGTAAATATAGAAACTCCAAATTTAAGTCGTATCCATACTTCAGTAAGTAAACCAACCACACATGTAGAAAATATAGTTAGTATAGAAATTAACAAATATCTCTTACCATCAGCCCATTTTTCAGAGAAAAACCTACAGTTTAACCATTCATTTGAAGTGGAAAAAGAGCTCAAAAGAAGAAGACTTCCCATCATAACCAACAGTATCACTGCTTTACCCTCAGAAGAACCTTCAAGCACGGGCCAAAGAACTGTTGTCACTGCTTTACTCATAAAATTAGTTTTAAGGAGCACACCTCCCAAAAGTATTAGTAAAATCCCTGCTAAACGCAGACGATTAATGCGCAAATTTATCACCCTATTAAAATACATTTTAAAACTACTTCCATTCCATTTGTAACTTGTCGTTTAGTAAGTATTTGAGTTGTTTAAGTAGAGTCCTGTGTAATATCGGTTGGTGCTTGTGTTGACTTGCACATAATTCTGATTTAATAAGCCGTGGTTATAATCATATTGCAATTCTGAAGCATGCCATAACTCATAATTTCTGTATGGATCGTTTAAGTAGGGCGAGAACATTCCCAAAAATGTGTATAAATAAGCTGGAATTATTCCGTATGTTTTTGTTAATATTTGGAAATAAACAGGAAATCCTTCTCCAGGGGTTATTATAGGATTTCCTTCCCTTACGGTCCCTTTAAAAACCATTGGAATTGGACCCTGTTGACCATGTTCTTGAGCGAGTGTATTGACATGATTCATCATCTCATCATAAGTATCGTAGACAGTTCCATCGGACATATATTTATATCTACCATCTGGAACACCGAATAAGGCCAATTTAAGTGAATCTAAAAAGTTAACCTGACCCAAATTTATTGAACCTGCACCCTGGGTGTCAATGAAGGCCACTTCTATTATATACACATCCCCTTCTTGATAACTACGATAATTGGAGCCCCCATACATTTGCAATACCAGTGCAGTTTTAGATCCTTTATCCTCTGCCTGTTGAGCAAGGAGTTGAGAATGAAGATGACCTGGATACATATCCGGGTTTGCCAGTTTAACAAATGCAAGTCTTCCTAAAGGTTCTATAGGGCCACTAGAAACTGTGACATAGGAATAGCCAACGAACAAAGCTAAAATAGCAAGTGCAATCAATAACCATCTTCTTCTCATAATCTTTCCACTATCCTTCAACTTCTAATTCATTCAACTTCTAATCAAACTACTGTTTCTTATTCTGTTAAATGCTTTTAACGATGCTTTTATAGATTTATCTTTAAAATATCCATATTTATTAACGTATTTTTTAAAAATAATCTCATATAATTTCTTAGGTCTAGTTTTGTGAATTATATCTAAGTATTTATTCTCGAGTTATACCTCATTTAACCCATTTGAATAAAAAAGAGGATAGTCAGTTAAACTATATAAACTTACTTAAACTTACTTACATTTTTATCAAGTAAAAATGAAAATGGATTAAAGCAAAAATTAGAGGTTATACTTTAATATAAACAATGTTAAAGAAAAAACGACCCAATCCCTACTTTATAAACAAAAACCGCCACCAACATCGAAACAACCCACATCCCGAACAAAAACATACCCCAACTTTTCCTGTACTTCTTTGAGGAGAATGGGTTTAAAAGTTCCACGCCGCTTGGAGTGAAAATATCCAACATTATATGACTTAAACAACCTAAAAATAATGCTCCAACAACATAATAAGGATTTAAAACCAGTGAAGGAGTTAAAATTATTCCCACAATAACGAGGGAAGTGTATAAAGGCACTAGTTTTTTGTTTAAAATGATAAACCCCAAAATAAGGGATATTACTATTAAAGAAATCTTTAAACCAATTTTAAAATCTTGAAGAATGATATGGGATCCGAGTACGAAGATCGAAAGAAAACATGTTATAATAGTTATTCCCATAAATGAGTGCATAAATCCCCTATGTTTGGATATATAAAATATCAATGCCAATGCAACTAATATTATGCCTATTAAAAAGGGTAATTTCAATATATAAAGTGTTAATGTTATTACAAGTCCAATTAATACCATTATGGTCAGATTTTTCCTGTTCACGTCATGGTCCATGTCTATAATAGAGGCACCTAAAACTGCAAGGGAAAGGTAGAAAACATCTGGAAAAAATGGAAACGCCATTATCATTGAAAATAAAACGTGTTTTTTGTAAGAAGGCATTTTATCATGTTCACTTTGTATTATAAAATAAAAAAGAGTTTCTATTTAGAGTTATCCCATGATCTACTTAGTACTTTTGATCTATTCCTAAAAATAATAAGAGGATTATATTAAATTGTAATATATTAAATTGTTAAAATTATTAGCAATATATTTTGAATCTACTCTCTTGGGTAATATATTGAATTTACTCACTTTTGAATTTACTCACTTGAGATAATATCAAAGTACCTGAGATACGACAGCATCTGAAGATATGACTTTTCAGGACTTCCCTTCTTCACTTCACAGTTTTCAGAAACCACTTCACATGTTACAGAAGGTATGCCCTGCATGTTGCATTCATCTTCAAGTGCGCCGCTGTAAAGAGTCGCCGCATGGTCGAAACTGAGTAACTTGGATGACATAGCATCAGTTATGTATTTAGCTATCGTTAAACTTTCAGAACACGGCTCTTTGGAACAGAAAACACTTTCAACGCCAGGGTTGCTCCTTGGTTTGGTTGCATGAAAATCTGCCACAGAATCTACTTTAAAGGTTTTGGTGGCTTTCAGTATATTATTTGAAATTGAACCTCCCTTTGAAGCTGTTCTGTTCATATCAATACCTTTAAATTTCCTGGAATTTTTCATTGTGGCATGGGGCACTGCAAATGGAATTATATAAACCGTTCCATTCACATGCAGGTCCCCGATCTCATCTACAAGCCTCAAGGCTGCTATCTGGGGAGGAAATTCATTGCCATGAATCCCGGCTGTTAACATGACTTTAGGTGATTCACTTATTCCATCACTTATTTTAAGTACAGGCGTTCCATATTTTGCTGCACGGATCAATCTAGATGATACAGGACCTTCATGGATGTGATCCATGATCGTTTCATTCTCATCTATACGACCCCCAGATTCATGGGACAGTAACATTATTTTGCCTTTAAAAGCCATGAAATTCACCAAGTTTAAATTAGAAAATATATCAAATAAAATATATCATTGAATTGGTATCATTGAACTACGATATCATCAAGTTGTAGTTCAGGTTACATACTCAACAATAATTGTTATATATTTTTTTGAATGACTCATTATAAATAAATCAAGGTGATTAAAAAATGGAAAAAGTTGTTCTTGCATTCAGTGGTGGATTGGACACATCTGTATGCGCAAAGTTACTCCAAGAAAAATATGGAATGGAAGTTATTACCGCCTGCGTTGATGTAGGGCAGCCGGAAGATGAAATAAAAAGGCCAGAAGAGGTTGCAAACAATATCGGTGTTTCAAAACATTACACTATAGACGCCAAAGATGAGTTTGCACGTGATGTCATATTCAAAGCAGTGAAAGCAAATGCAATGTATGAGGGCTATCCCCTAAGCACTGCTCTTGCAAGACCACTCATAGCCCAAAAAATCGTGGAAATTGCAAAAAAAGAGGGTGCAGCAGCAATTGCCCATGGATGTACAGGTAAAGGAAACGATCAGTTCAGATTCGAATCAACCATAAGATCAGAATCATCATGCGATGTAATAGCCCCAGTAAGGGATTTAAACCTCACAAGGACTGAGGAGATGGAATATGCAAAGTCCAACAACATACCACTTCAGTCCGACAAGCTTTACAGTATCGACGAGAACGTTTGGGGCAGATCAATAGAGGGGGACATTCTCGAAGATCCTATGGTGGAAATACCAGAAGAAGCCTTCAATTGGACACGTTCAAGTGACGATGCACCCGATGAAGCCCAGGTAGTTGAGATGGAATTTGAAAACGGTGTTCCCGTGGCCCTTGACGGCAAGAAAATGAAACCTCTTGAGATCATCAAGGAATGCAATCGAATAGCAGGCATGCATGGTATTGGAAGGGTTGACATGCTTGAGGACAGAATAATTGGTCTTAAATCCAGGGAAAACTACGAAACCCCAGGGGCAGTTTTCATTATAACAGCCCACAAAGCTCTTGAGCAGATGACACTAACAAGGGAAGAACTTAAATTTGCTGAAATAGTTTCACAAACCTATTCAGAACTTGTTTACGAGGGATTATGGCATGAACCCCTACGAGAAGACCTTGACCAGCTTGTAGATAACATGCAAAAACGTGTGACAGGCGTTGTCAGGGTGAGGCTTCACAAGGGTGGAATGAGAATTTTAGGACGTAAATCTCCTTACAGTCTCTACAGCCAGGAAGCTGTGTCTTTTGAGGACAAAGAACTTGACCAGCGTGAAATGACTGGTATGGTTAAAAACTACGGCCTGCAGGCAGCATGCTTCCAGAAAATGCGTAAAAACGACTGAATAAACCGCTGAAATTCTATAAACTAAATGAAATGGGAAACAGGGATTATTTTGTGATTGTACCAAATAAAAACAATCCTTAAAAAATCCTTAATTTCATTTTTTTTATTAAAACAAAGCAATGATTTGAATTATTTTTTTGAAAATTATTTTTTTGGAATTATCTTTTAAAAGTAGTGCCCGGTTTTTTCCTTCTGAATTTTTTTAATTTTTTTAAAGTTAGAA
Proteins encoded:
- a CDS encoding argininosuccinate synthase: MEKVVLAFSGGLDTSVCAKLLQEKYGMEVITACVDVGQPEDEIKRPEEVANNIGVSKHYTIDAKDEFARDVIFKAVKANAMYEGYPLSTALARPLIAQKIVEIAKKEGAAAIAHGCTGKGNDQFRFESTIRSESSCDVIAPVRDLNLTRTEEMEYAKSNNIPLQSDKLYSIDENVWGRSIEGDILEDPMVEIPEEAFNWTRSSDDAPDEAQVVEMEFENGVPVALDGKKMKPLEIIKECNRIAGMHGIGRVDMLEDRIIGLKSRENYETPGAVFIITAHKALEQMTLTREELKFAEIVSQTYSELVYEGLWHEPLREDLDQLVDNMQKRVTGVVRVRLHKGGMRILGRKSPYSLYSQEAVSFEDKELDQREMTGMVKNYGLQAACFQKMRKND
- a CDS encoding succinylglutamate desuccinylase/aspartoacylase family protein; amino-acid sequence: MAFKGKIMLLSHESGGRIDENETIMDHIHEGPVSSRLIRAAKYGTPVLKISDGISESPKVMLTAGIHGNEFPPQIAALRLVDEIGDLHVNGTVYIIPFAVPHATMKNSRKFKGIDMNRTASKGGSISNNILKATKTFKVDSVADFHATKPRSNPGVESVFCSKEPCSESLTIAKYITDAMSSKLLSFDHAATLYSGALEDECNMQGIPSVTCEVVSENCEVKKGSPEKSYLQMLSYLRYFDIISSE